A genomic segment from Maniola hyperantus chromosome 4, iAphHyp1.2, whole genome shotgun sequence encodes:
- the LOC117997201 gene encoding MRN complex-interacting protein, translating to MPQVFQVLKCYKCSVFQVHQTKKDNKWKCKMCGEKQSVKRHYGIGRAKDCRMHVQKLNNLRGNIEEFKLKTIDSEDSDYEADTENVDKINNTSGNSKKESKWLAYVEKEKISVVKEPEYIDNVEACLELPQKRKINRKSKPFKVPKVSNECNEKNEIVKKLLTRFNTDELNTFNHKDSSTDLNYKNTVRYELESSKEKNEAINKNVQFKTNKGSKWEQYIADDTETDDQYIDVDNNENYIEHYDDDKAENDANNYQQEEKYYQQNVMGNDIENTSNGKETEVPHKLVSTNNKINKILFSLCDDNDLDNILEI from the exons atgccGCAAGTTTTCCAAGTACTAAAATGTTACAAATGTTCAGTCTTTCAG GTACACCAAACAAAAAAGGATAACAAATGGAAATGTAAAATGTGTGGTGAGAAGCAATCAGTTAAAAGACATTATGGCATAGGCAGAGCAAAAGACTGTAGAATGCATGTTCAAAAACTAAACAATTTACGTGGAAACATAGAAGAATTCAAATTGAAGACTATAGATTCAGAAGATAGCGACTATGAAGCCGACACAGAGAAtgttgataaaattaataacacTTCGGGTAATTCTAAAAAAGAAAGTAAATGGTTAGCTTATGTTGAAAAAGAGAAAATCTCTGTAGTAAAAGAACCAGAGTATATTGATAATGTAGAAGCGTGCTTAGAACTCCCTCAAAAACGAAAGATAAACAGAAAAAGTAAACCATTCAAAGTCCCTAAAGTATCTAATGAAtgtaatgaaaaaaatgaaattgttaaAAAGCTACTCACACGTTTTAATACTGATGAGTTAAATACTTTTAACCATAAAGATAGCTCCACtgacttaaattataaaaatactgtaAGATATGAACTTGAATCGAGCAAAGAAAAAAACGAGGctattaataaaaatgtacaatttaaaacaaataaggGCTCTAAATGGGAACAATATATAGCAGATGATACTGAAACTGATGATCAATATATAGATGTAGACAATAATGAAAATTATATAGAACATTATGATGACGATAAAGCAGAAAATGATGCAAATAATTATCAGCAGGAAGAAAAATATTATCAGCAAAATGTAATGGGTAATGATATTGAAAACACAAGCAATGGCAAAGAAACAGAAGTTCCTCACAAACTTGTTAGtaccaataataaaattaataaaattttattttctttgtgtGATGACAATGATTTAGATAACATTTtagaaatttaa